One genomic region from Phragmites australis chromosome 1, lpPhrAust1.1, whole genome shotgun sequence encodes:
- the LOC133915105 gene encoding aldehyde dehydrogenase family 2 member C4-like, which yields MATNGCNGNGKAAGAVVVPEIKFTKLFINGEFVDAVSGKKFETRDPRTGDVLAHIAEAGQADVDLAVKAAREAFEHGKWPRMSGYERGRIMGKLADLVEQNTEELAALDGADAGKLLLLGKIIDIPAAAQMLRYYAGAADKIHGEVLRVSGKYQGYTLKEPIGVVGVIIPWNFPTMMFFLKISPALAAGCTIVVKPAEQTPLSALFYAHLAKLAGIPDGVINVVPGFGPTAGAAITSHMDVDSVAFTGSTEVGRLIMESAARSNLKTVSLELGGKSPLIIFDDADVDMAVNLSRLAIFFNKGEICVAGSRVYVQEGIYDKFVKKAVEAAQNWKVGDPFDVTTNMGPQVDKDQFEKVLKYIEHGKSEGATLLTGGKPTGDKGYYIEPTIFADVKEDMKIAQEEIFGPVMSLMKFKTVDEAIERANCTRYGLAAGIVTKSLDVANRVSRSVRAGTVWVNCYFAFDPDAPFGGYKMSGFGRDQGMAAMDKYLQVKSVITALPDSPWY from the exons ATGGCGACCAACGGGTGCAATGGCAACGGCAAGGCGGCGGGCGCCGTCGTGGTGCCGGAGATCAAGTTCACCAAGCTCTTCATCAACGGCGAGTTCGTCGACGCCGTCTCCG GCAAGAAGTTTGAGACGCGGGACCCGCGGACAGGTGACGTGCTGGCCCACATCGCAGAGGCCGGCCAAGCCGACGTGGATCTGGCCGTCAAGGCCGCCAGGGAGGCCTTCGAGCACGGCAAGTGGCCCCGCATGTCAGGCTAT GAGAGGGGCCGGATCATGGGCAAGCTCGCGGACCTGGTGGAGCAGAACACGGAGGAGCTGGCGGCGCTGGACGGCGCCGACGCCGGGAAGCTACTGCTGCTGGGCAAGATTATCGACATCCCCGCGGCGGCGCAGATGCTGCGCTACTACGCGGGCGCCGCCGACAAGATCCACGGCGAGGTGCTGCGCGTGTCTGGCAAGTACCAGGGGTACACGCTCAAGGAGCCCATCGGCGTCGTCGGTGTCATCATTCCCTGGAACTTCCCCACCATGATGTTCTTCCTCAAGATCAGCCCGGCCCTCGCCGCCGGATGCACCATTGTTGTCAAGCCCGCCGAGCAGACGCCGCTCTCCGCCCTCTTCTACGCACACCTCGCCAAGCTG GCCGGTATTCCGGACGGTGTGATCAACGTCGTCCCGGGGTTCGGCCCGACCGCCGGCGCCGCCATCACCTCGCACATGGACGTCGACAGC GTGGCATTTACCGGCTCCACAGAAGTTGGTCGCCTCATCATGGAGTCCGCCGCGAGGAGCAACCTGAAGACGGTCTCGCTGGAGCTCGGCGGCAAGTCACCGCTGATCATCTTCGACGACGCCGACGTCGACATGGCCGTTAACCTGTCACGGCTCGCCATCTTCTTCAACAAG GGAGAGATTTGCGTGGCCGGATCGCGCGTTTATGTCCAGGAAGGGATCTACGACAAGTTCGTCAAGAAAGCCGTGGAGGCGGCGCAGAACTGGAAAGTTGGAGATCCTTTTGATGTCACCACCAACATGGGTCCTCAG GTTGACAAGGACCAATTTGAGAAGGTCTTAAAGTACATTGAGCACGGCAAGAGTGAGGGTGCAACTCTGCTCACCGGCGGCAAACCTACCGGTGACAAAGGGTACTACATTGAGCCTACCATCTTTGCCGATGTCAAG GAGGACATGAAGATCGCGCAGGAAGAGATCTTCGGTCCCGTGATGTCCCTCATGAAGTTCAA GACAGTGGACGAGGCGATCGAGAGGGCCAACTGCACCAGGTACGGGCTGGCGGCCGGGATCGTGACCAAGAGCCTGGACGTGGCGAACCGGGTGTCGCGGTCGGTGCGGGCCGGCACGGTGTGGGTGAACTGCTACTTCGCCTTCGACCCGGACGCGCCGTTCGGCGGGTACAAGATGAGCGGCTTCGGGCGGGACCAGGGGATGGCCGCCATGGACAAGTACCTGCAGGTCAAGAGCGTCATCACCGCGCTCCCGGACTCGCCATGGTACTGA